From the Candidatus Zixiibacteriota bacterium genome, one window contains:
- a CDS encoding PAS domain-containing protein, which translates to MTNRRMLWQLYTPFLVIILVSLIFIIIYSTRSMNKFYIGEATTSLERAANLLQEPVNNLLAIGDTTAVDTLCIRLGKQTATRYTVILADGNVLGDTNEDPARMEKHDTRPEIARALSGETGSSTRYSNTLQISLLYVAVPIFRDNRVDFVIRAAIPITALGTAMNRITYDIALVGLVIAFLAALVSLLVSRRISRPLEQLKTGAERFAGGDLTYKLPMPAAEEVRGLAVAMNRMAVQLDERIRTIIRQRNEQEAMLASMTEGVLAVDTGKRILSINLAAARLFNIDLNNTIGRSILEIIRNADLPKLVNQALNADSTVEREITLNDNDERFLQAHGTPLRDSHGDRIGAMIVLNDLTRIRRLERMRKDFVANVSHELKTPVTSIKGFVETLLDGAVENTDDAVKFLNIIARQADRLNAIIDDILSLSRIEEDSEKGTIVVEERNLNNIVKAAVQTCELKSREKEIRIDVECGNQIKHRINGQLLEQALVNLIDNAIKYSEKGSPVKIVCDRDENEIRIVIQDNGVGIRKEHLPRIFERFYRVDKARSRKIGGTGLGLAIVKHIVLAHGGQVTVDSTPGQGSAFTIHLPL; encoded by the coding sequence ATGACAAATCGTCGCATGCTCTGGCAGCTTTATACGCCTTTTCTTGTAATTATCCTTGTATCACTAATATTTATCATTATTTATTCCACCCGTTCCATGAATAAATTTTATATCGGGGAAGCCACCACCAGCCTGGAAAGAGCCGCCAATCTTTTGCAGGAGCCGGTCAATAATCTTCTCGCGATCGGCGATACCACAGCGGTCGATACTCTCTGTATTCGACTGGGCAAACAAACCGCGACGCGTTATACGGTTATACTGGCCGATGGCAATGTTCTTGGAGACACCAATGAAGATCCTGCCCGAATGGAAAAACATGATACTCGCCCGGAAATAGCCCGCGCCCTCTCTGGGGAAACAGGTTCCTCGACTCGCTACAGCAATACCCTGCAAATTTCTCTTTTATATGTGGCGGTCCCGATTTTCAGGGATAATCGGGTCGATTTTGTTATCAGGGCGGCCATCCCGATTACCGCCCTTGGCACCGCCATGAATCGTATTACCTATGATATCGCCCTGGTCGGTCTGGTTATCGCCTTTCTCGCGGCCCTGGTTAGTCTCCTGGTTTCCCGCCGTATCAGCCGGCCTCTGGAGCAGTTGAAGACCGGAGCGGAACGTTTTGCCGGGGGAGATTTAACTTACAAATTGCCGATGCCGGCCGCCGAGGAAGTCCGCGGCCTGGCGGTGGCGATGAACCGGATGGCTGTTCAACTTGATGAACGTATCCGCACGATAATTCGACAGCGTAATGAGCAGGAGGCCATGCTGGCCAGTATGACCGAGGGCGTTCTTGCGGTGGATACCGGAAAACGGATACTCAGTATCAATCTCGCCGCGGCCCGCCTGTTTAATATCGATCTCAATAACACCATCGGACGCAGTATCCTGGAAATTATCCGAAATGCCGATCTGCCAAAATTGGTCAATCAGGCGCTGAATGCCGATAGCACCGTCGAAAGAGAAATCACCCTCAATGACAATGACGAACGTTTTCTCCAGGCCCACGGCACTCCTCTGCGCGACAGCCACGGCGACCGGATCGGGGCCATGATTGTTCTCAACGACCTCACCCGTATCCGTCGTCTGGAACGGATGCGTAAAGATTTTGTCGCCAATGTTTCCCATGAATTAAAAACCCCGGTAACTTCTATCAAAGGTTTTGTCGAAACCCTTCTGGATGGAGCCGTCGAAAACACCGATGATGCCGTCAAATTTTTAAATATTATCGCGCGCCAGGCGGACCGCCTCAATGCTATCATTGATGATATCCTGAGTCTGTCACGAATCGAGGAAGATTCGGAAAAAGGAACAATTGTCGTCGAAGAAAGAAATCTCAATAATATAGTCAAAGCGGCGGTGCAAACCTGTGAGTTGAAATCCAGGGAAAAGGAGATCAGGATTGATGTTGAATGCGGTAACCAGATCAAACACCGGATTAATGGACAGCTTTTGGAACAGGCACTTGTCAACCTGATCGATAACGCTATCAAATACAGCGAAAAGGGCAGCCCTGTTAAAATCGTCTGTGACCGGGATGAAAATGAAATTCGTATCGTTATTCAGGATAACGGCGTCGGTATCAGAAAGGAACACCTGCCTCGTATTTTTGAAAGATTTTATCGGGTCGATAAAGCCCGGAGCCGCAAAATAGGCGGGACCGGGCTCGGTCTGGCTATCGTCAAGCATATCGTTCTGGCTCACGGCGGACAGGTTACGGTGGATAGCACCCCGGGGCAGGGAAGTGCTTTTACTATCCATCTTCCTCTGTAA